Proteins encoded in a region of the Sceloporus undulatus isolate JIND9_A2432 ecotype Alabama chromosome 11, SceUnd_v1.1, whole genome shotgun sequence genome:
- the LOC121916767 gene encoding galectin-5-like, with amino-acid sequence MPYRNQIFGGLFPSRSITLSGMVPPNATRFHINLKAGNTTALHINPRFNENVIVRNSKLNNCWGSEDRHLPIGMPLSRGQAFSIWILCETQCFKVAVNGQHLFDYNHRFPNLRQIDQLEVEGDVTLSGVQIS; translated from the exons ATGCCTTATCGCAATCAGATCTTTGGAGGCCTTTTCCCATCCAGATCTATTACACTCTCAGGAATGGTGCCACCAAATGCAACCAG GTTCCACATCAACCTGAAGGCTGGGAACACCACCGCTCTCCATATAAATCCCCGGTTCAATGAGAACGTCATTGTTCGAAACTCCAAACTCAACAACTGTTGGGGGTCAGAGGATCGCCATCTCCCCATAGGGATGCCTTTGTCCCGGGGCCAAGCCTTCTCC ATTTGGATCCTCTGCGAAACCCAGTGCTTCAAAGTGGCTGTGAACGGACAACATCTCTTTGACTACAACCACCGCTTCCCGAATCTGCGGCAGATAGATCAGCTGGAGGTGGAGGGCGACGTAACGCTCAGCGGGGTTCAGATTTCTTAA